The Chromatiales bacterium genome window below encodes:
- a CDS encoding EAL domain-containing protein produces the protein MTETWLILALAVICFGLVGTCLHLWRSRSAYTRSVEALNQEILDAAEASAFGKRVTQPASAPAGFSALGDNINRLFDTLNAKDRQMRQREALFQDLANTMPEVVLVHRDRVIFANNVAAGLIGLTPEQLVGRPVTDLVRPAYRAVTRKNLSGRLAGESVPDRLEIQLISGDEGGMWVEAAGSMIDYRGQKAILTIARDISYRKSIEANLGRGKQQAQITLESIGEGVVTTDTQGMIDYLNGAAEKLIGVSRELAVGKRMTDLLKLVDESDRKDLGDPVSRCLAERRQVSLGRRALMLTVDDGRELSVELTASPIIGAGDTVAGAVVIMHDVTEMRGLTRRISYQAAHDALTGLANRSEFERRVQEAIESGREDGAHSVLCYMDLDRFKAVNDTCGHLAGDNMLREIAKLIRDKVRDSDLVARLGGDEFGMLLLRCPLDKARQIADDVCNAVRDYRFVWQDRIFTVGISIGLVEVARETGSLKDLLSAADSACYVAKQQGRGRVHVYSSRDEVSARQRGDIHWLQLLQAALRENRFELHTQPVIATTGRVSAGPAFEVLLRMTDEDGKLVLPRQFIPAAERYQLMPGIDRWVVQATLAALAHGAIRLPDDRSCSINLSGQSLADEGFLEFVVECLDHSQIAPNRICFEIGETAVMDRFDQARRFIAVLHGMGCQFGLDDFGSGFGSFTTLRDLSIDYLKIDGSYTHDLKPDTLNHQVVSAITGMSRILGFRVIAEQVEAQADFEALRTIGVDFIQGHFIDRPHRLGETSGEMAIH, from the coding sequence ATGACCGAGACGTGGTTAATCCTGGCGCTTGCCGTGATCTGCTTCGGGCTTGTTGGCACCTGCCTGCACCTCTGGCGCTCACGCAGTGCCTATACCCGCAGTGTCGAGGCCCTCAACCAGGAGATCCTCGATGCCGCAGAGGCGTCTGCCTTTGGCAAACGGGTGACTCAGCCGGCATCGGCCCCGGCGGGTTTTTCTGCGCTTGGTGACAACATCAACCGCCTGTTCGATACGCTGAATGCCAAGGACCGGCAGATGCGCCAGCGCGAGGCGCTGTTCCAGGATCTGGCCAATACGATGCCGGAGGTCGTCCTCGTGCATCGTGATCGTGTGATCTTCGCCAATAACGTTGCTGCCGGGCTGATAGGGCTGACTCCCGAGCAACTCGTTGGTCGGCCGGTGACGGACCTGGTGCGGCCGGCCTACAGGGCCGTGACCCGCAAGAATCTCAGCGGTCGGCTGGCCGGTGAATCAGTGCCGGACCGTCTGGAGATTCAGCTCATCTCGGGTGATGAAGGCGGCATGTGGGTCGAGGCGGCCGGTTCGATGATCGACTATCGCGGACAAAAGGCCATCCTCACCATTGCCCGCGATATCAGTTACCGGAAGAGCATCGAAGCGAATCTGGGCCGTGGCAAGCAGCAGGCGCAGATCACCCTGGAGTCGATCGGCGAAGGCGTAGTCACTACCGATACGCAGGGCATGATCGACTACCTGAATGGTGCGGCCGAGAAGCTGATCGGGGTCAGCCGCGAGCTTGCGGTTGGCAAGCGCATGACCGATCTCCTGAAGCTGGTCGACGAGTCGGACCGCAAGGATCTTGGCGACCCGGTGTCGCGATGTCTGGCGGAGCGGCGCCAGGTGAGCCTGGGTCGTCGCGCTCTGATGCTCACGGTCGACGATGGGCGTGAACTTTCAGTCGAGCTCACCGCCTCGCCGATCATCGGTGCCGGCGATACCGTCGCCGGTGCGGTGGTGATCATGCACGACGTGACAGAGATGCGCGGCCTGACCCGCCGCATCTCTTACCAGGCCGCTCATGACGCTCTCACCGGTCTGGCCAACCGCAGCGAATTCGAGCGACGTGTGCAGGAGGCCATCGAGTCCGGGCGCGAGGACGGTGCCCACTCCGTACTCTGCTATATGGATCTCGACCGCTTCAAGGCGGTCAACGATACCTGTGGCCATCTGGCTGGCGACAACATGCTGCGCGAGATCGCCAAGCTGATTCGTGACAAGGTTCGTGACTCCGATCTCGTGGCACGGCTTGGCGGCGACGAATTCGGCATGCTGCTGCTGCGCTGCCCGCTGGACAAGGCGCGCCAGATCGCCGACGACGTGTGCAACGCTGTCCGGGACTACCGCTTCGTCTGGCAGGACCGGATTTTCACCGTCGGAATCAGCATCGGACTGGTTGAGGTTGCGCGTGAGACCGGTTCGCTCAAGGACCTGCTCAGTGCTGCCGACTCGGCCTGCTATGTGGCCAAACAGCAGGGCCGCGGCCGCGTCCATGTCTACTCGTCACGCGATGAGGTTTCGGCACGGCAGCGCGGCGATATCCACTGGCTGCAGCTGCTGCAGGCCGCCTTGCGTGAAAACCGCTTTGAACTCCATACCCAGCCCGTGATCGCGACCACCGGCCGGGTCAGCGCCGGGCCGGCTTTCGAGGTGCTCCTGCGCATGACCGACGAGGATGGCAAGCTGGTGCTGCCCCGGCAGTTCATTCCGGCGGCAGAACGGTATCAACTCATGCCGGGCATCGATCGCTGGGTAGTGCAGGCGACGCTGGCGGCCCTGGCACATGGCGCCATCCGGCTGCCCGACGACCGCAGCTGCAGCATCAATCTCTCGGGGCAGTCACTTGCCGACGAGGGCTTTCTCGAGTTTGTCGTCGAGTGCCTTGATCACAGCCAGATCGCTCCGAACCGGATCTGCTTCGAGATCGGCGAGACGGCGGTGATGGACCGCTTCGACCAGGCGCGGCGTTTCATCGCTGTGCTGCACGGCATGGGTTGTCAGTTTGGCCTCGATGACTTCGGCAGCGGCTTTGGCTCGTTTACCACCCTCCGGGACCTGTCAATCGATTACCTGAAGATCGACGGCAGCTATACGCACGACCTCAAGCCCGATACGCTGAATCATCAGGTCGTGAGCGCCATCACGGGCATGTCACGCATTCTCGGCTTCCGCGTGATTGCAGAGCAGGTTGAAGCGCAGGCGGATTTCGAAGCGCTGCGTACCATCGGTGTGGATTTCATCCAGGGGCACTTCATCGACCGGCCGCATCGTCTGGGCGAGACGAGCGGCGAGATGGCGATACACTAG
- a CDS encoding protein-L-isoaspartate O-methyltransferase has translation MEFARTQMVNQQVRTWDVLDPAILAVLGTVPREQFVPPRYRALAFADTCIPLPGGQTMLPPKLEGRLLQALSPAPAERMLEVGTGSGFMTACLVALGGTVTSLEIIAELASTAEKKLAALGFRGAEVHNRDVFDFVPDSRFDLIAVTGSLPVYDRRFADWLAPGGRLFVVTGSAPQMEARLVRRLGENEWSTEFLLETVVPPLKNAPEHQAFTF, from the coding sequence ATCGAATTTGCACGCACCCAGATGGTCAACCAGCAGGTGCGGACCTGGGATGTGCTTGATCCGGCAATTCTGGCTGTGCTGGGGACCGTTCCCCGCGAGCAGTTTGTGCCGCCGCGCTACCGTGCCCTTGCCTTTGCCGATACCTGTATACCGCTGCCGGGCGGGCAAACCATGCTGCCCCCGAAACTGGAAGGCCGCCTGTTGCAGGCATTGTCTCCGGCGCCCGCCGAACGGATGCTCGAGGTCGGTACGGGCAGCGGATTCATGACCGCCTGTCTGGTAGCGCTGGGCGGCACAGTAACCAGCCTGGAAATCATCGCGGAACTGGCCAGCACAGCGGAAAAGAAGCTCGCAGCCTTGGGCTTTCGTGGTGCCGAGGTCCACAATAGGGATGTCTTCGACTTCGTACCGGATAGCCGATTCGACCTTATTGCCGTGACCGGCTCTCTGCCGGTCTACGATCGTCGTTTCGCGGACTGGCTTGCCCCCGGTGGCCGCCTGTTCGTGGTTACCGGTAGCGCACCACAGATGGAGGCCCGGCTGGTGCGCCGGCTTGGCGAAAACGAGTGGTCCACGGAATTTCTGCTGGAGACCGTCGTGCCGCCGCTGAAGAATGCGCCGGAACACCAGGCTTTCACTTTCTGA
- a CDS encoding TolC family outer membrane protein — translation MRNFRRLLPVALLLAQAAHADSLLQVYEKALQSDPQVREAEANRLAVLEGKPIARGALLPQVSGRMTLANNAANGTTSTFFGGQQLTRVVDSRDTDARNWVLELRQSVFRWDQWVTLSQAGKQAAQADADYQAAQQDLIVRVATTYFLVLAGEDTLASQQAARESIGRQLEQAQKRFEVGLIAITDVQEAQAAYDQAVTDEILAKRALANNWEALRTIIDEIPPALAKPAADIPLVSPDPNDVEAWVNTALQQNRSVISSQIGTRIAKDDVSLARTGHYPTVDLVLSRNNTDNTGFARSPDRNPTATDLESDSISLQMALPIFSGGQTSARVQQAVYRHRASRERLERTQRDTEQQTRDAYLGVISDISRVAALKQALESSRTALKASEAGYEVGTRTAVDVLDAKRKTYVAEAQYLRSRYDYLINGLRLKQAAGTLVVDDLAQVDTLLK, via the coding sequence ATGAGAAATTTCCGCCGGCTTTTGCCCGTCGCCCTGCTTCTGGCACAGGCAGCCCATGCTGATTCGCTGCTGCAGGTCTACGAAAAGGCACTGCAGAGTGACCCACAGGTGCGGGAAGCCGAAGCCAATCGTCTTGCTGTCCTTGAAGGCAAGCCCATTGCACGCGGCGCACTGCTGCCGCAGGTGAGTGGCCGGATGACTCTTGCCAACAATGCCGCCAACGGCACCACCAGCACCTTCTTCGGTGGCCAGCAATTAACCCGCGTGGTCGACTCACGCGACACTGATGCCAGGAACTGGGTACTGGAACTGCGCCAGAGCGTGTTTCGCTGGGATCAATGGGTAACGCTCTCGCAGGCCGGCAAGCAAGCAGCCCAGGCAGATGCGGACTACCAGGCCGCACAGCAGGATCTGATTGTGCGCGTCGCTACCACCTACTTCCTGGTGCTGGCGGGCGAAGACACCCTCGCGTCACAACAGGCGGCCAGGGAATCCATCGGCCGCCAGCTGGAACAGGCACAGAAGCGCTTCGAGGTCGGACTCATTGCGATTACCGATGTGCAGGAAGCCCAGGCGGCATACGACCAGGCGGTTACCGACGAAATCCTTGCCAAGCGTGCGCTCGCCAACAACTGGGAAGCACTGCGCACGATCATCGACGAGATCCCGCCTGCGCTGGCCAAGCCCGCTGCAGACATCCCGCTGGTCTCGCCTGATCCCAACGACGTCGAAGCCTGGGTCAACACCGCCTTGCAACAGAATCGCAGCGTCATATCCAGCCAGATCGGCACCCGGATCGCCAAGGATGACGTCAGCCTGGCGCGTACCGGACACTACCCGACCGTCGATCTGGTACTCAGCAGGAACAATACCGACAACACGGGTTTCGCGCGCTCGCCAGATCGAAACCCCACGGCCACGGATCTGGAGAGTGACAGCATCTCGCTGCAGATGGCGCTGCCCATCTTCAGCGGCGGCCAGACCTCGGCAAGAGTCCAGCAGGCCGTGTACCGGCATCGGGCATCGCGCGAACGCCTCGAACGCACCCAGCGCGATACCGAACAGCAGACCCGTGACGCCTACCTCGGCGTAATCTCGGATATTTCCCGGGTGGCGGCGCTGAAGCAGGCCCTCGAATCGAGCCGTACCGCACTCAAGGCCAGCGAGGCCGGCTACGAAGTCGGTACCCGCACTGCCGTCGATGTACTCGATGCCAAACGCAAGACCTATGTTGCGGAAGCACAGTACCTCCGCAGCCGCTACGACTACCTGATCAACGGCTTGCGTCTCAAGCAGGCGGCGGGCACGCTGGTGGTCGATGATCTCGCCCAGGTCGATACATTGCTGAAGTAG
- the waaA gene encoding lipid IV(A) 3-deoxy-D-manno-octulosonic acid transferase gives MGRTSWLRIAYIVLSYLLVPLLLVHLYWRSISAPAYRKRIAERFGFGMARLRQPSIWVHAVSVGEVQAAAPLVRALLKRYPGLPLVMTTMTPTGSERVRLLFGDTVVHSYVPYDLAAAVRRFFDWARPSLAIIMETELWPNLYHECGQRRVPLVLASARISTRSLGRYRRLIPLFRDTLANGIVIAAQTPADAGRFRSLGANPARTHVTGNIKFDFELPPEVLQAGRALRAMQARDRPVWVAASTHDGEESVLLAAHVLIRQQHPQALLLLVPRHPERFSEVAALIESCGLNHVTRSSAAVADQRTTVFLGDTMGELTTFYAAADVAFVGGSLIAIGGHNLLEPASLGMPVITGPHNENAADICALLVTCGAASVASDADGIAAEVCRLFADPAERQRRGTAGQAAIADNCGALERLLKLIDPLIPANTD, from the coding sequence ATGGGCAGAACTTCCTGGTTGCGGATTGCGTATATCGTTCTCAGCTACCTGCTCGTACCGCTGTTGCTGGTGCACCTTTACTGGCGGAGTATCAGTGCGCCCGCCTACCGAAAGAGAATCGCCGAGCGCTTCGGCTTCGGGATGGCGCGCCTGCGGCAGCCGTCCATCTGGGTGCATGCGGTATCGGTGGGCGAGGTCCAGGCGGCGGCGCCACTGGTGCGCGCCCTGCTGAAGCGCTATCCCGGCCTGCCGCTGGTGATGACCACGATGACACCGACCGGCAGCGAACGCGTCCGGCTGCTGTTCGGCGATACGGTCGTGCACAGCTACGTGCCCTACGATCTCGCCGCAGCGGTTCGGCGGTTCTTTGACTGGGCCCGGCCTTCGCTTGCCATCATCATGGAGACGGAACTCTGGCCCAACCTCTATCATGAGTGTGGCCAGAGGCGTGTGCCGCTGGTTCTGGCCAGCGCCCGGATATCCACGCGCTCACTCGGGCGCTATCGCCGGCTGATACCGCTGTTTCGCGATACGCTGGCCAATGGCATCGTCATCGCTGCACAGACACCGGCCGATGCCGGGCGGTTTCGTTCGCTGGGCGCAAATCCGGCGCGTACGCACGTTACCGGCAATATCAAATTCGATTTCGAGTTGCCGCCTGAGGTTCTGCAGGCCGGGCGTGCGCTGCGTGCGATGCAGGCGCGTGACCGGCCAGTCTGGGTGGCGGCCAGTACGCACGACGGTGAGGAATCCGTGCTGCTTGCTGCGCATGTGTTGATCCGGCAGCAGCATCCGCAAGCCCTGCTTCTGCTCGTGCCCCGTCACCCTGAGCGATTTTCCGAGGTGGCGGCCCTCATCGAAAGCTGTGGGCTGAATCATGTCACGCGCAGCAGTGCGGCGGTTGCAGATCAACGCACAACGGTATTTCTCGGCGATACGATGGGCGAGCTGACGACCTTCTACGCGGCTGCAGATGTCGCTTTTGTCGGTGGCAGCCTGATCGCCATCGGCGGTCACAACCTGCTCGAACCGGCCTCGCTCGGGATGCCCGTCATTACCGGCCCACACAACGAAAACGCTGCCGACATCTGTGCGCTGCTCGTGACCTGCGGGGCGGCGAGCGTGGCCTCGGATGCGGACGGCATCGCTGCAGAGGTCTGCCGGCTGTTCGCCGATCCGGCAGAGCGGCAGCGGCGCGGCACGGCCGGCCAGGCCGCCATTGCAGACAATTGCGGGGCGCTGGAGCGCCTGCTGAAGCTCATCGATCCGCTGATTCCCGCGAATACGGATTGA